The Natrinema amylolyticum genome includes the window ACCGGTACTCGGCGGTCGTCGCGAGGGTCCGCCAGGCCTCGAGCGACCAGCCCTCGATCCAGACCGCGTCCTCGGCGAGGCTGAGCCGCACCAGCGTCGCGAGCGGGACGAACCCTGCGACGGTCGCGAGGGCGAAGAAGGGTAGACACATGATCGCGATCCGCCGGCGCTCGCGGTCGCGTTCGGTCGTCGGTCGGGCGGTCGCGGCGGCGAGCGTCGCGACTCGACGCGCCGACGACGTCGCCGATTTCCGGACGGACATGCCGCGGTCTCACTGGGCCCCCTGCAGGGGGGTTCGCTCGACGAGTTCGTCCTGGATGTCCGCCTGCTTCGAGACGAGTTCCTCCTGATCGACGGTGAACTGTGCCTCGTCGTAGGCCGACTGGGCCGGAAACTCGTCGGGCTGGTCGAGTTCGTCAGCCCGGATCGGACGGACGTAGGCGTCGAAGAACAGCTCCTGGCAGTCTTCGGTCAGCACGAAGTCCATGAACAGCTTCGCCGCCTCGGGGTTGGGCGCGTTCCGGAGGAGGGCGTAGCCGTAGGGGACGTTCATCGCGCCCGGCTCGCCGTCGGGCCCGGGGAGGACCGCCACGTCGATCTGGTCCTCGTCGAACTCGTCGTTGTTGTACTTCAGGTTCAGACCCGTGTAATCGTACTCGACGACCGTCGAGATCTCGCCGCTCGTCATCGGCCCCTCGACGTTGCGCCGGAAGTCGGCGCCGTGCTCGGCGATCTCCTCGTGGTACTCGATGACGGGATCGAGGTCGTCCAGATCACCGCCGTAGGCCCTGTTGACCGACAGCGCGGAGGCCTGTCCGTTGGCTGTATGCGGCGGCGTAAAGGCCAGATCCTTCGCGATATCGGGGTGTTTCAGGTCCTCCCACGTCTCGGGCGCGTCGAGACCCCGCTCCTCGTAGACGTCCGTCCGGTAGGTTACCGATGTCGTCATCTGGCGGGTCGCGGTCACGTGCCCGTCGTCCGTTTTGAGGTCGTCGGGCACCACGTCCCAGTTCTCCGGCTTGTACTCGGCCGTCAGGTCGTCGCTCATCGCCTCGAGACCGAACGAGTAGCCCCCGTTGTACGCCGAATGCGTCGGGTTCCGCGCGTTCGCCCGCATGTCCTCGAGCGCCTCGCCCGACGAACCCTGTGCGTCGTACAGCGAAACCCCGTACTCGTCTTCGAACGCCTCCATGACGGCCCCCCAGTTCGACCACCCGGTCTGGACGCAGTAGATGTGCAGTTCTTCGGGGAACGCCCCGGCGTCGACGTCCATCTCGTGGTCGCCGTGTCCGACGGTGTACGTCTGACCGCTTCCCCCTCCGGTGAAATCGCTCAGACAGCCCGCGACCGCGAGCGTCCCCGCGGTCGCGCCACTCGTGAGCACCGATCGTCGCGTCGTCCCTGTCGGTTCGGACATACCTGAGCAAGCCGTCAAAACACACTAATCCGTTGCTATGTTCAGAACACTAACCTATATAGCACATCAGAGCGGACCCGATCGGTTCGTGGGACCCTCGAACAGCGGAAACGGACGGTCCGGTCGTCGCGACTCTCGACAGGACGGCCGTCGGCGTCCCTATCCCTGTCCGACCATCCGCTCTTCGTCACCCCACTCCTCCTGCCGGAGTTCGTACTTCTGAACCTTCCCCGTCGCGGTCGTCGGCAGTTCCTCGACGAACTCGATCCGTCGGACGGTCTTGTAGCCCGCGAGGTTCTCGCGAGTGAAGGCCTCGAGGTCGCTCTCGGTCACGCCCGGATCGTCGGGGTCGCCGCTGGCCGGGACGACGAACGCCTTCGGCGTCTCGCCCCACTCGTCGCTGGGCGAGGGGATGACCGCCACGTCCGACACCTCGGGGTGGTCGAAGAGCGTGTCCTCGAGTTCGATGCTCGAGATGTTCTCGCCGCCCGAGATGATAATGTCCTTCTTCCGGTCCTGAATCGCGATCATGCCGTTCTCGTCGATCGTCGCGAGGTCGCCGGTGTGGTAGTAGCCCTCGACGCGGTCGGAAAAGGCCTCTTCGGTCGCCTCCGGCTTCTCCCAGTACTTCTTCATGATCTGGTTGCCCCGGACGACGACCTCGCCGAGGGTTTCGTCGTCGCGCGGGACGTCCTCGCCGTCCTCGTCGACGACGCGGATTTCGGTCCCGAGATAGGCCAGTCCCTGCCGTTTCTTGATCCGGAACCGGTCGTCGCTGTCGTCCTCGAAGTGTCGGCGGGCGTCGGAGGTCGTGATCAGCGGCCCCGTCTCGGTCGCCCCGTAGACGTGTTTCAGGTACCAGCCGAACTCGTCCTCGACGGTCCGGATGGTCGCCTCCGGCGGCGCGCTGCCCGCGGTCGCCAGCCGAACGGCCGCGTCGCCGGTCGTCTCCGGCTCGTTCGCTCCGGCGGTTTCACCGCCTTCGCCTCGCTGCCCCTCTGGGGCAGCGCGCTCCTCGTAGTAATCGATCAGCATATTCAACACCGTCGGCGCACCGCACATGTAGGAAACGTCCTCCGAACGCACGGCCTCGAAGATGGCCGCGGCGTCGACCCCGCGCGTGCAAACGTGTTTCGCGCCGATCCCCGTCACCGCGAAGATGTGCCCCCAGCCGTTGGCGTGGAACATCGGCAGCGTCCACAGGTAGACATCGTCGTCGGTGATCTCCTGATGAGCGACCAGCAGGTAGGCGTGGATCGTCTCGCAGCGAT containing:
- a CDS encoding extracellular solute-binding protein, coding for MSEPTGTTRRSVLTSGATAGTLAVAGCLSDFTGGGSGQTYTVGHGDHEMDVDAGAFPEELHIYCVQTGWSNWGAVMEAFEDEYGVSLYDAQGSSGEALEDMRANARNPTHSAYNGGYSFGLEAMSDDLTAEYKPENWDVVPDDLKTDDGHVTATRQMTTSVTYRTDVYEERGLDAPETWEDLKHPDIAKDLAFTPPHTANGQASALSVNRAYGGDLDDLDPVIEYHEEIAEHGADFRRNVEGPMTSGEISTVVEYDYTGLNLKYNNDEFDEDQIDVAVLPGPDGEPGAMNVPYGYALLRNAPNPEAAKLFMDFVLTEDCQELFFDAYVRPIRADELDQPDEFPAQSAYDEAQFTVDQEELVSKQADIQDELVERTPLQGAQ
- a CDS encoding AMP-binding protein, with protein sequence MHKPLLVPEFLDRARTHYGDDEAVVATTGERFTYDELGERADRFSAALQERGIEKGDRVAVLDPNTHYHLEAAYGIMQIGAVHTPLNYRLTPDDFEYILSDAGVDAIYADYDFADRIEEIRDEVPTETFITNDADAVDGDWESFDGVLEDAGTEYDRPEMAEDEIITINYTSGTTGDPKGVCRTHRCETIHAYLLVAHQEITDDDVYLWTLPMFHANGWGHIFAVTGIGAKHVCTRGVDAAAIFEAVRSEDVSYMCGAPTVLNMLIDYYEERAAPEGQRGEGGETAGANEPETTGDAAVRLATAGSAPPEATIRTVEDEFGWYLKHVYGATETGPLITTSDARRHFEDDSDDRFRIKKRQGLAYLGTEIRVVDEDGEDVPRDDETLGEVVVRGNQIMKKYWEKPEATEEAFSDRVEGYYHTGDLATIDENGMIAIQDRKKDIIISGGENISSIELEDTLFDHPEVSDVAVIPSPSDEWGETPKAFVVPASGDPDDPGVTESDLEAFTRENLAGYKTVRRIEFVEELPTTATGKVQKYELRQEEWGDEERMVGQG